The region GGGCCCTCGACGGCCGTGGCATCATCAACAAGCCGCTGTTCGAGGTGAAGCAATTTATCAGCGATGGCTTGCTCGTGCCTATCCTGGAGGAGACGCCCCCGCTCAGCGCCCAACTCGCGGCGATCTATCCGCACAAGCGGTTCCAGGATCCGAAAGTGCGCCTGATCATAGACTTCATGGCCGAACGATGTCAGCGGCTGATCGGCAAGATGCTGGCTTAAGAGGGACGTGCATCGCTCTTTTCGACGTCAAAGCTAGATCGGCCGACGTGGACCCGCTGTTGCAAGCATGAGCCAGGATGATGCCGTCGCCCACGCTAGATCATCGTGAGACAGGCATTAATCTGCTTCGGATCCAATGCTAATGAACTCGGACGTGGAACGCGAGAGAAACCGCCCGCACCATGTCGTCCCGCTCTCGCTGGCTTCAAAAAGGAAAAAAGGAGGGCGGCCCCCAAGACTGTTGCCGCCCTCGCATGCTCTTGCGCGTTTAACGATTAACGTCAGTCTTGCCGGAGTTGCCGGGCACGCCGTCACCACCGCCGTTGCCGAAGCCGTTATTGCCGTGCGGACCTTTGCCGTGGCCATCGTCATCGTCATCGTCGTCGCCGTCGTCACCATCGTCGCCGTCACCGTCGTCGCCGTCACCGTCGCCATTGTCGCCGTCGCCATTGTCGCCGTCGCCGTCGTCGCTTTGATAGTTAGCTTTTGCGACGTCTATCGCAAATGGAGCGGAATATGCCGCCAGCAGTGCCAAAGCTGTCGACAAGGTAAGAATGCGTGTCAGTTTACTCATCGTCGCCTCCCGTTTGGTGTGGTATTGCGATTTTCGGAAAATTTGCAAAACGCGATTTTACTTACGGAGAAACCAGAATTTCACCAACGCGTTATTTTTCGATCAGTACTGACAACACAGCCGACCTTGAATTTTGCAACAATTGCATATTATACTATAAGTTTGACAACAAAGAGAAGCAACCAATAGGGATTATCTTCTGGCGCCTGGTTCAGAAAGCAACGCATTCGGGCTATGTCACAGCATGGTATGGCTACTTGCATGGTTTCTCAAATCGGAGCCGATTGGAGGACAAAATCATGCAGCGATTTAGAGCGTTACAGCGACTTTTGTGCGTCTGAAACGACGCACGGCGCTGCAAAGGGCGGCGCAGATCTTTCTCGACAGGCGCGATCACGCGCCAACAGGTTTTCCCTGTCTGCGCGGTGGCATGTCGCTGTTCTGCCGATCGTGACCCAACACGGCGGTTATGATTTCGGCGGCTGCGAGTGCCGCGATGACCGCCGGCCGCTTGTCTTTGATCGCGCCGCCGATCGGGCAGACGAGCCTGTCGAGAAGCTTCGGTTGATTGATTTCGTGGGAGAGCCACCTCTTGAAGGTGGCACGCTTCGTCTTCGATCCGATCATGCCGACATAGCAGGCATCTTCTCTGCCGAGCGCCTCCGTCGCGATCAGGAAATCCAGCGCGTGGTCATGAGTGAGAACGACGAAGGCACTGTCCGGTGGCGCGTCGCGGACCACCGCCTCCGGCATCGCCGTGAGACAGGTTTCGATCCCCGGGGTATCGACGCCAGAAAGCTCGTGCTCGCGCGTGTCGACGAGCACCGTCCTGACCGGCACCAGCGACAGGGCCGTGGCGAGCGCATTGCCGACATGGCCGGCTCCGAAGATATAGACGTGCGGCCGCCGTGCGATCTCGCTATCGCTGCGCTGGATGAGCGCGGCCTCGGTTTCGGTATCAACGGGCTTGAACGACAGCGCCACGCGCCCGCCGCAGCACTGGCCGATCTCCGGGCCGAGGGGAATTATCAGCCTATCCTCGGCGGCGGCTCCCTGGAGCAGCTTCCGTGCGTGGTCGATCGCCAAATATTCCAACTGGCCGCCGCCGATGGTGGCGAAGGTCCGCTCCTTCGAGACGAGCATCCAGGCATCCGTATCGCGCGGCGTCGACCCGGCCGCTCCTGCCACTTCGACGAGAATGCAGGCCGTCTCGCGGCTCAGGAAATCCCGTATGTCCTCCGTGCTCGCCATGCTCACTGTTCCTGTTCCGCTGCCCGGATGGCGGCGCCTTTCGGGCGACGACTTCAAAGCGCTTCACGCATTCGCTTCAACCCGCGACGCTGCGGCGGCGCGCAAATGCTCGATCGCCATCAAAACGCGTTCGGGCGTTGCCGGCGTATCGATGCGCGGCGGAATACGATAATCCGCAACGCTTGCCGCCGCCATGGATATCGCTTCGAGAACGGAAATTCCCAGCATGAATGGCGGTTCCCCTACGGCTTTCGAGCGGCGGATCGTCTCCTCGCGATTGACCGACCATTCCGCCAGGCGCACGTTGAAGACACGCGGCCGGTCGGAAGCAAGCGGGATCTTGTAGGTCGACGGCGCATGGGTGCGCAGCCGGCCCTTCGCGTCCCACCAGAGTTCTTCCGTCGTCAGCCAACCCATGCCCTGCACGAAGGCACCTTCGACCTGTCCGAGATCGAGGGCCGGGTTCAGCGACTTGCCGGCGTCGTGGATGATGTCGGTCCGGTCGACCTGGTACTCCCCGGTCAGCGTGTCGACGCTGACCTCGGAGCACGAGGCGCCGTAAGCATAGTAGTAGAATGGACGCCCTCTGCCCTCGGATCGATCCCAGTGGATCTTCGGCGTCTTGTAGAAGCCGGCGGCGGAAAGTTGTACTCGGGCCGCATAGGCCGACTTGATGAAATCCGCAAAGGTGACGCGTTCGCTGCCGATCCGCACCACATTCGGTTCGAACCCGACATCCGCTTCGCTGATACTGTAGCGCTCCGCCGCGAAACGCACGAGCCGCGCCTTGATCTGCTGGGCGGCATTGGCGGCCGCCATGCCATTGAGATCCGATCCTGAGGAGGCCGCAGTCGCCGAGGTATTCGGCACTTTGCCGGTGGAGGTCGCCGTCACCTTGATCCTGTCGAGATCGACCTGAAATTCGTCGGCCAAGACCTGCGCTACCTTGGTATAGAGCCCCTGCCCCATCTCGGTTCCGCCGTGGTTCAGGTGGATCGAACCGTCCGTATAGACATGGACGAGGGCGCCTGCCTGATTGTATTCGGTCTTGGTGAAGGAGATGCCAAACTTCACCGGCGTCAGTGCGATGCCGCGCTTGATGACATGGTTTTCGCAGTTGAAGGCGAGGACCGCCTGCCGCCGGGAGGCATAATCCGCGGAAACTTCAAGTTCCTCGATGATCCGCCCGATGATGTTATCTTCCACCGTCTGGTGGTAGGGCGTCAGATTGCGCCCCTCTTCGCCGTATAAATTGAGCTTGCGGATCTCGAGCGGATCCTTGCCGAGCGTATAGGCGATGTCCTCGATCATCCGCTCGCCGCCGACCATGCCCTGCGGGCCGCCGAAGCCGCGGAAGGCGGTGTTCGATACCGTATTGGTCTTGAGCGGACGCGAACGCAGCCGAACATTGGGATAGAAATAGCAATTGTCGGCATGGAAGAGCGCACGGTCGGTGACGGGGCCGGAGAGATCGGCCGAGAAGCCGCAGCGCGCGGCGAAGACCGCGTCCACGGCTTCGATCCGGCCGTGGTCATCGAAGCCGACCTTGTAATCGACGTGGAAGTCATGGCGCTTGCCGGTCGCCGTCATGTCGTCATCGCGGTCGGGGCGGACTTTTACCGCGCGGCGGTATTTCTTCGCCGCGAGCGCCGCGACAGCCGCAAAAAGGTTCGCCTGCGTCTCCTTGCCGCCGAAGCCGCCACCCATGCGGCGGACATTCACCGTTACAGCATTGGACGGCACCCTGAGCACTTGAGCGACCATGTGCTGCGTCTCGCTCGGATGCTGGGTAGACGCATAGACGGTCACTTCGTCATCCTCTCCAGGGATCGCGAAAGAGATATGACCTTCGAGATAGAAATGATCCTGACCCCCGATCCGCATCTCGCCCTTAACGACATTCTTCGACTTGGCGAAGCCGGCGTCGATGTCGCCGCGTTCGAGCTTCAAAGGATCAATCACCATTGGGTAGTTTGCGGCCGCCGCTTCGAGGACATCGGTGACATGCGGCAGGTCGCGATATTCGATCTTCACCTTCGCGGCCGCCCGCCGCGCTGCATCGCGCGACGTGGCGATCACGGCAAAGATCGGCTGGCCGTGGAATTCGACCTTGCCTGTCGCAAACACCGGGTCGTCATGTTTGTGGGCCGGGCTGATATCGTTCTCGCCAGGGATATCATCGGCGGTCAGGATGCCTACGACACCTGGACTTGCCCTGACGGCTTCGAAATCGGTCGACAGGATCTCCGCGTGCGCCCGCTGGGATAGGCCGAGATACCCATGCAGCGTGCCGGCGGGCTCTGGCATATCGTCGATATATTCGGCCGTGCCCGAGACGTGCTTATGACCGGATTCGTGCTTTTCCTTCTCATGAACGCCACCGCGGATGCGGTCGATGGGCTGCATCACATTCATCGGTCGGACCTTTCTAGACAGCCGCCGCGATATTGCGGTCGATCCGGAGGTTCTTCGTGCCCTGCGTTTCCAGATAGAAGCGCCGCAGGAGATTCTTTGCCACCAGCATGCGGTATTCCGCAGAAGCGCGCCAATCGCTCAGAGGTGTAAAATCCTGCTCGAAGGCGACGATCGCGGCTCTGATGGTGGCGTTATCCCAGCGCTGACCTTTGAGTGCGGCCTCCACATTCGAGGCGCGCTTGGGCGTTCCTGCCATGCCGCCAAAGACGATGACGGCATCAGGAACCCGGCCTTCACCGTCGATGGTTATCCGGAACGCACCGCAGACGGCCGAAATATCCTCGTCCAGCCGCTTTGTGACCTTGTAGACCGCGAAGCGGTCGGCATCGCCGAGGAAGGGAATGCGGACGCTCTCGACGAATTCGCCCCGCTGACGATCCTGCTTGCCGTATTCGATGAAGAAGGCTTCGAGCGGCAGCGTCCGGCGGCGCGCTCCTTTCCGCAGGGTTATCGCCGCGCCGAGCGCGATCAGCGCCGGCGGTGTGTCGCCGATTGGCGAACCATTGGCGATGTTGCCGCCGATCGTGCCCATGTTGCGAACCTGCTCTCCGCCGAGCCGGTCCCAGAGCTCGCGAAGTTGCGGGAAATGATGGAGAATGACCGAATAGGCTTCGGTGTAAGTGACGCCGGCGGCAAGCGTCACGCCGCTACCGTCGATGGAAATCCGGCGCAATTCGTCCAGATGCGAAGTGTGTACGACCGGGGCGATGTCGCGCATGAACTTCGTTACCCAGAGGCCGACATCGGTCGAGCCCGCAACGATCGTCGCCTTCGGACTAGATTCGAGCACTGCGGCGAAATCATCCAGAGAGGCAGGCAATACGATGCGTTCGGCCTCCTGACCGATTTCGACGCGGCGACCGTCCTGCAGCGCGGCCAACTGCCGGCCGATCTTCTCGCGTTCGACAACCAGCGGATCCTTCCCGACCTCACCGATAGAGGAAATCGCCTCGGCTGCGCGAATGATCGCAGCATAGCCGGTGCAACGACAGAGATTGCCCTGCAGGGCCTTCTCGATCTCTTGGATGCTCGGCATCGGATTTTCCATCCAAAGAGCGTAAAGCGACATCACGAAACCGGGCGTACAGAAGCCGCATTGGGAGGCATGCGTGTCGACCATCGCCTGCTGGACGGGGTGAAGCGGTCCGTTGGGTTCGGCAAGCGCCTCCACCGTCACGACGTGGCAGCCATCGAGCGAGGCGACAAAGCGGATGCAGGCGTTGATCGATTCATATTTCAGCTCGCTGCCGTGAAGCCGGCCGACAAGCACCGTGCAGGCGCCGCAGTCTCCCTCCGCGCAACCTTCCTTCGTCCCGCGCAGATTGCGGTCGATGCGCAGAAAATCGAGCAGCGTTTCGACCGGCGGAACATCGGCAAGCTCGATGAGCCGCTCGTTCAGCAGGAAACGGATGGTATTGCGGACTTCGATCGTCATGCCCGGTCAGCTCCCGCGATAG is a window of Sinorhizobium numidicum DNA encoding:
- the xdhB gene encoding xanthine dehydrogenase molybdopterin binding subunit yields the protein MNVMQPIDRIRGGVHEKEKHESGHKHVSGTAEYIDDMPEPAGTLHGYLGLSQRAHAEILSTDFEAVRASPGVVGILTADDIPGENDISPAHKHDDPVFATGKVEFHGQPIFAVIATSRDAARRAAAKVKIEYRDLPHVTDVLEAAAANYPMVIDPLKLERGDIDAGFAKSKNVVKGEMRIGGQDHFYLEGHISFAIPGEDDEVTVYASTQHPSETQHMVAQVLRVPSNAVTVNVRRMGGGFGGKETQANLFAAVAALAAKKYRRAVKVRPDRDDDMTATGKRHDFHVDYKVGFDDHGRIEAVDAVFAARCGFSADLSGPVTDRALFHADNCYFYPNVRLRSRPLKTNTVSNTAFRGFGGPQGMVGGERMIEDIAYTLGKDPLEIRKLNLYGEEGRNLTPYHQTVEDNIIGRIIEELEVSADYASRRQAVLAFNCENHVIKRGIALTPVKFGISFTKTEYNQAGALVHVYTDGSIHLNHGGTEMGQGLYTKVAQVLADEFQVDLDRIKVTATSTGKVPNTSATAASSGSDLNGMAAANAAQQIKARLVRFAAERYSISEADVGFEPNVVRIGSERVTFADFIKSAYAARVQLSAAGFYKTPKIHWDRSEGRGRPFYYYAYGASCSEVSVDTLTGEYQVDRTDIIHDAGKSLNPALDLGQVEGAFVQGMGWLTTEELWWDAKGRLRTHAPSTYKIPLASDRPRVFNVRLAEWSVNREETIRRSKAVGEPPFMLGISVLEAISMAAASVADYRIPPRIDTPATPERVLMAIEHLRAAAASRVEANA
- the xdhA gene encoding xanthine dehydrogenase small subunit; this translates as MTIEVRNTIRFLLNERLIELADVPPVETLLDFLRIDRNLRGTKEGCAEGDCGACTVLVGRLHGSELKYESINACIRFVASLDGCHVVTVEALAEPNGPLHPVQQAMVDTHASQCGFCTPGFVMSLYALWMENPMPSIQEIEKALQGNLCRCTGYAAIIRAAEAISSIGEVGKDPLVVEREKIGRQLAALQDGRRVEIGQEAERIVLPASLDDFAAVLESSPKATIVAGSTDVGLWVTKFMRDIAPVVHTSHLDELRRISIDGSGVTLAAGVTYTEAYSVILHHFPQLRELWDRLGGEQVRNMGTIGGNIANGSPIGDTPPALIALGAAITLRKGARRRTLPLEAFFIEYGKQDRQRGEFVESVRIPFLGDADRFAVYKVTKRLDEDISAVCGAFRITIDGEGRVPDAVIVFGGMAGTPKRASNVEAALKGQRWDNATIRAAIVAFEQDFTPLSDWRASAEYRMLVAKNLLRRFYLETQGTKNLRIDRNIAAAV
- the xdhC gene encoding xanthine dehydrogenase accessory protein XdhC; amino-acid sequence: MASTEDIRDFLSRETACILVEVAGAAGSTPRDTDAWMLVSKERTFATIGGGQLEYLAIDHARKLLQGAAAEDRLIIPLGPEIGQCCGGRVALSFKPVDTETEAALIQRSDSEIARRPHVYIFGAGHVGNALATALSLVPVRTVLVDTREHELSGVDTPGIETCLTAMPEAVVRDAPPDSAFVVLTHDHALDFLIATEALGREDACYVGMIGSKTKRATFKRWLSHEINQPKLLDRLVCPIGGAIKDKRPAVIAALAAAEIITAVLGHDRQNSDMPPRRQGKPVGA